The Brachyspira aalborgi genome has a segment encoding these proteins:
- a CDS encoding nucleotide-diphospho-sugar transferase, which yields MFETAILFIIFKRKETALKVLEIIKQVKPKYLYIAADGWRDENEKIKCLETREAVLKAINFECKIKTLFRDKNLGCCDGVAGAIQWFFENVEQGIILEDDCLAEISFFDYCEKLLNYYKDNERIMHITGDSPLDRKVGEASYYFATIQHCWGWASWRRAWKYYDSTMKTISFKDTKKTLKRRYKDFNIRDYWKNWFYRTGDINTWDYQWTYCIISKDGICINPNLNMVSNIGFGADSTHTSNSEDENANRKTYPMDTENIIHPSKIECDREADFEIAIKRFGLIPFSLKHNLSREIKRIIRQIGDLFKSKA from the coding sequence ATGTTTGAAACGGCTATACTTTTTATAATTTTCAAAAGAAAAGAAACCGCGTTAAAAGTTTTAGAAATTATAAAACAAGTTAAACCTAAATATTTGTATATAGCGGCGGACGGTTGGAGAGACGAAAATGAAAAAATAAAATGTTTGGAAACGAGAGAAGCGGTTTTAAAAGCTATAAATTTTGAATGTAAAATTAAAACATTATTTAGAGATAAAAATTTAGGTTGTTGCGATGGAGTAGCGGGAGCTATACAATGGTTTTTTGAAAATGTCGAACAAGGAATAATTTTAGAGGACGATTGTTTAGCGGAAATTTCATTTTTTGATTACTGTGAAAAACTTTTAAATTATTATAAAGACAACGAAAGAATAATGCATATTACGGGCGATTCTCCTTTAGACAGAAAAGTCGGCGAAGCGAGTTATTATTTTGCGACAATTCAGCATTGTTGGGGTTGGGCGAGTTGGAGACGAGCTTGGAAATATTACGATTCTACAATGAAAACTATAAGTTTTAAAGATACGAAGAAAACTTTGAAGAGACGATATAAAGATTTTAATATAAGAGATTATTGGAAAAATTGGTTTTATAGAACGGGCGATATAAACACTTGGGATTATCAATGGACTTACTGCATAATTTCAAAAGACGGAATATGCATAAATCCAAATTTAAATATGGTTTCAAATATAGGTTTTGGAGCGGATTCCACGCATACCTCAAACTCCGAAGATGAAAACGCTAACAGAAAAACTTATCCAATGGATACTGAAAATATTATTCATCCTTCAAAAATAGAATGCGATAGAGAAGCCGATTTTGAAATAGCGATTAAAAGATTCGGTTTAATTCCTTTTTCGTTAAAACATAATTTAAGCAGAGAGATTAAGAGAATTATTAGACAGATTGGGGATTTATTTAAAAGTAAAGCTTGA
- a CDS encoding glycosyltransferase family 10 domain-containing protein → MYLKKNLIEYLVWIIPIYRLRNRIRNNSIFLKDLGYRINYASYKDKIKDKKTFFVRNDWAINEIEFKYNYFYNFIKDNYIPDLEISYNPDIEFFGPNGRRYFLNKSKAKIKIFYTGECVSKNAIEKIWSRFSDNCVNYIDLSLGYDRLDENKFNNYVRFPIWINYNFGNILERNYTKDKIKETIDNINNAKSKKNKFASLVASHDIPKIRTEIFNKISKIGEVKCAGKLLHNDDDLKNEFNNNKIEYLRDFKFNICPENTISDGYITEKLFDSFKAGCIPIYSGDENIELDLINKNALLFYIKDEDNSELLKEVERLNKDDKLFDAFQNQIKINDSMVDYLWERREKILNRLEELINERLK, encoded by the coding sequence ATGTATTTGAAAAAGAATTTAATAGAATATTTGGTTTGGATAATTCCAATTTATAGATTGAGAAATAGAATAAGAAATAATTCTATCTTTCTTAAAGATTTGGGTTATAGAATAAATTATGCAAGTTATAAAGATAAAATTAAAGATAAGAAAACTTTTTTCGTGCGAAACGATTGGGCGATAAACGAAATAGAATTTAAATATAACTATTTTTATAATTTTATAAAAGATAATTATATTCCCGATTTGGAAATAAGCTATAATCCCGATATTGAATTTTTCGGACCAAACGGCAGAAGATATTTTTTAAATAAATCGAAAGCTAAAATTAAAATTTTTTATACGGGCGAATGCGTTTCTAAAAATGCAATAGAAAAAATTTGGAGTAGATTTTCTGATAATTGCGTCAATTATATCGATTTGTCTTTAGGCTATGATAGATTGGACGAAAATAAATTTAATAATTATGTGAGATTTCCTATTTGGATAAACTATAATTTTGGCAATATATTAGAAAGAAATTATACGAAAGATAAAATTAAAGAAACGATAGACAATATTAATAATGCAAAATCTAAAAAGAATAAATTTGCTTCGTTAGTTGCAAGTCATGACATTCCGAAAATTAGAACAGAAATTTTTAATAAAATTAGTAAAATTGGCGAAGTGAAATGCGCGGGAAAATTATTACACAATGACGATGATTTGAAAAATGAATTTAATAATAACAAAATAGAATATTTAAGAGATTTCAAATTTAATATTTGTCCCGAAAATACAATTAGCGATGGATACATTACGGAAAAATTATTTGATTCTTTCAAAGCGGGATGCATTCCGATTTATTCGGGAGATGAAAATATTGAGCTTGACTTGATAAATAAAAATGCATTGTTGTTTTATATAAAAGACGAAGACAATTCGGAACTTTTAAAAGAAGTTGAAAGATTAAATAAAGACGATAAATTATTTGACGCTTTTCAAAATCAAATAAAAATTAACGATTCTATGGTTGATTATCTTTGGGAGCGAAGAGAGAAAATTTTAAATAGATTAGAAGAGCTTATAAACGAAAGATTGAAATAA
- the gmd gene encoding GDP-mannose 4,6-dehydratase has product MSKTKKALITGITGQDGSYLAELLLEKGYEVHGIIRRSSSFNTGRIEHLYQDFHVNDARVFLHYGDLADSSALSRLLEKIQPDEIYNLAAQSHVRVSFDIPEYTADVVALGTIRILDAIKETEIKTKFYQASTSELYGKVVETPQTEKTPFYPRSPYACAKLYSYWITVNYRESYDMYACNGILFNHESPRRGETFVTKKITHAIARILKKEQDKLYLGNLDAKRDWGYAKDYVEAMWLMLQQDKAEDYVIATGETHSVREFLDEAFGLVGLDWKKYVEIDPRYYRPAEVDLLLGNPAKAKEKLGWKPKTTFKELVKIMLEYDLNNCGLSLDKINKN; this is encoded by the coding sequence ATGAGTAAAACTAAAAAAGCGCTTATTACGGGAATAACGGGACAGGACGGTTCATATTTAGCGGAGCTTTTGCTTGAAAAAGGTTATGAAGTTCATGGAATTATTAGAAGAAGTTCGTCTTTCAATACGGGAAGAATAGAGCATTTATATCAGGATTTTCATGTAAACGATGCGAGAGTTTTTCTTCATTACGGAGATTTAGCGGATAGTTCGGCTTTATCGAGATTGCTTGAGAAAATTCAGCCCGATGAGATTTATAATTTAGCCGCTCAAAGTCATGTTAGAGTAAGTTTTGATATACCCGAATATACGGCGGATGTAGTCGCTTTGGGAACTATAAGAATTTTAGACGCGATTAAAGAGACGGAAATAAAAACAAAATTTTATCAAGCTTCTACAAGCGAATTATACGGTAAAGTGGTTGAAACTCCGCAAACTGAAAAGACGCCGTTTTATCCAAGAAGTCCTTACGCTTGCGCAAAATTATATTCTTATTGGATTACTGTAAATTATAGAGAAAGCTACGATATGTATGCTTGCAATGGAATATTATTTAATCATGAAAGTCCAAGAAGAGGCGAGACTTTTGTAACTAAAAAAATTACTCATGCGATTGCAAGAATATTAAAGAAAGAACAAGATAAATTATATTTGGGAAATTTGGATGCAAAGAGAGATTGGGGATATGCAAAAGATTATGTAGAGGCAATGTGGCTTATGCTTCAACAAGATAAAGCGGAAGATTATGTTATAGCTACGGGCGAGACGCATTCGGTTAGAGAATTTTTAGACGAAGCTTTTGGTTTAGTCGGATTAGATTGGAAAAAATATGTAGAAATAGACCCGAGATATTATAGACCTGCAGAAGTCGATTTACTTCTTGGAAATCCCGCGAAAGCAAAAGAAAAATTAGGATGGAAACCTAAAACGACTTTTAAAGAGCTTGTAAAAATAATGTTAGAATACGATTTAAATAATTGCGGATTAAGTTTAGATAAAATAAATAAAAATTAA
- a CDS encoding alpha-1,2-fucosyltransferase — MKEFEKYDIKVGVHIRRGDYKYWNNGKYYYEDEVYNDKIEQFSNLFKDKKILFILFSNEEITLKPKQNYIISKCDWYEDHYLLSLCDYIIGAPSTFTIWASFIGNVPLMHILSRDDKVDLNSFNVNVDMTPI; from the coding sequence ATGAAAGAATTTGAAAAATATGATATAAAAGTCGGAGTTCATATAAGAAGAGGCGATTATAAATATTGGAATAACGGAAAATATTATTACGAGGATGAAGTTTATAACGATAAGATAGAGCAATTTTCTAATTTATTTAAAGACAAAAAAATATTATTTATTTTATTTTCAAACGAAGAGATAACTTTGAAACCAAAACAAAATTATATTATTTCAAAATGCGATTGGTATGAGGACCATTATTTGCTGAGTTTATGCGATTATATAATAGGCGCGCCTTCCACTTTTACGATTTGGGCAAGTTTTATAGGCAATGTTCCTTTGATGCATATTTTAAGTAGAGACGATAAAGTAGATTTAAATAGTTTTAATGTAAATGTGGATATGACGCCGATTTAA